One stretch of Chroogloeocystis siderophila 5.2 s.c.1 DNA includes these proteins:
- the ilvD gene encoding dihydroxy-acid dehydratase: MPDNFKSHVVTQGVQRSPNRAMLRAVGFGDNDFLKAIVGIANSYSTITPCNMGINQLAQRAEAGIRAAGAMPQIFGTITISDGISMGTEGMKYSLVSREVIADSIETVCTGQSMDGVLAIGGCDKNMPGAMIAIARMNIPAIFVYGGTIKPGHHNGRDLTVVSAFEAVGEYSAGKIPYEELLEVERKACPGAGSCGGMYTANTMSSAFEAMGMSLPYSSTMAAEDAEKADSTEKSAFVLVEAIRNQLLPRQILTRKAFENAISVIMAVGGSTNAVLHLLAIAHTAGVELTLDDFETIRARVPVLCDLKPSGQFVATDLHRAGGIPQVMKMLLVHDLLHGDALTITGKTVAEVLADVPAEPRRDQFVIHPWDKPIYQQGHLAVLRGNLAAEGAVAKITGVKKPVITGPARVFESEEACLEAILAGKIVAGDVIVIRYEGPKGGPGMREMLAPTSAIIGAGLGDSVGLITDGRFSGGTYGMVVGHVAPEAAVGGAIALVQEGDTITIDAPQRLLQLHVSDAELALRRQNWQPPSPRYTKGVLAKYAKLVSSSSVGAVTDLEL, encoded by the coding sequence GATAACGATTTTCTCAAAGCAATTGTTGGAATTGCGAATAGTTATAGCACGATCACTCCCTGCAATATGGGAATTAATCAACTTGCGCAACGTGCTGAAGCTGGAATCCGTGCCGCAGGAGCGATGCCGCAAATATTCGGTACAATCACAATCAGCGATGGTATCTCGATGGGAACCGAGGGAATGAAATATTCCTTAGTGTCGCGCGAAGTCATTGCAGATTCAATTGAAACCGTGTGTACCGGACAAAGTATGGATGGGGTACTCGCGATCGGTGGTTGTGATAAAAATATGCCAGGAGCAATGATTGCGATCGCCCGCATGAATATTCCCGCAATTTTTGTCTATGGTGGTACCATTAAGCCTGGTCATCACAACGGACGCGATTTAACGGTTGTCAGCGCGTTTGAAGCTGTCGGAGAATATAGCGCAGGTAAAATTCCTTACGAAGAATTATTAGAAGTCGAGCGCAAAGCGTGTCCTGGTGCAGGTTCCTGCGGAGGAATGTATACTGCTAATACAATGTCCTCTGCGTTTGAAGCAATGGGAATGAGTTTACCCTATTCTTCGACAATGGCAGCCGAAGATGCAGAAAAAGCCGATAGTACCGAAAAATCCGCATTTGTATTAGTAGAAGCTATTCGTAACCAGCTATTACCTCGACAAATTCTCACGCGCAAAGCGTTTGAAAACGCGATTTCGGTCATTATGGCGGTGGGGGGGTCGACGAATGCTGTATTACATTTACTCGCGATCGCGCATACGGCTGGTGTAGAGTTAACATTAGATGACTTTGAAACGATTCGCGCCCGCGTTCCGGTACTTTGTGACTTAAAACCAAGTGGACAATTTGTCGCGACAGATTTGCATCGTGCGGGTGGAATTCCCCAAGTGATGAAAATGCTACTCGTCCACGATTTACTGCATGGCGACGCACTCACAATAACAGGAAAAACCGTTGCGGAAGTTTTAGCCGATGTTCCCGCTGAACCACGTCGCGATCAATTTGTGATTCACCCCTGGGATAAACCAATATATCAGCAAGGACACTTGGCAGTTTTACGCGGGAATTTAGCCGCAGAAGGCGCAGTTGCTAAAATTACAGGTGTGAAAAAGCCCGTAATTACAGGTCCGGCGCGTGTCTTCGAATCAGAAGAAGCGTGTTTAGAGGCGATTTTAGCAGGCAAAATCGTTGCTGGCGATGTGATTGTCATTCGCTACGAGGGTCCTAAAGGTGGTCCTGGAATGCGCGAAATGTTAGCGCCCACAAGTGCCATTATCGGTGCAGGTTTGGGTGACTCGGTAGGATTAATCACCGATGGACGATTTTCGGGCGGTACTTATGGTATGGTCGTCGGTCACGTTGCGCCAGAAGCAGCAGTAGGAGGTGCGATCGCACTTGTACAAGAAGGTGACACAATTACAATTGATGCGCCGCAGCGTTTGTTACAACTGCACGTATCCGATGCAGAGTTAGCCTTACGTCGGCAAAATTGGCAACCTCCATCACCGCGTTACACCAAAGGTGTTCTAGCAAAATATGCCAAGTTAGTTTCTTCTAGCAGTGTCGGTGCTGTCACTGATTTGGAATTATAA